A genomic region of Metopolophium dirhodum isolate CAU chromosome 1, ASM1992520v1, whole genome shotgun sequence contains the following coding sequences:
- the LOC132936769 gene encoding uncharacterized protein LOC132936769, with amino-acid sequence MNRALIILLLSIVFVVAESPYGGGSSNSNGNGRNGGYGGKGQYGGGNGGGVGSSSASPFFSGANQYGSQSGLSGAANNRYPSFGSKFGGNKGSYGGSSSRNNGRYGSGSTSGYGSGSSGSLGSTGRSTGGYGGGSSGSYGSGSSGSYSGGSPSSYGSGSSGSLGSSTGSNGIYGTGSSGGFGSGSSGSYGGGSSGGFGSGSSGSYGGSSSGGFGSGSPGSYGGGSSGGFGNYGSGSSGSYGSGGGGLGGASSGNNDGYGAGGSGSYDQLGGANGNGLGGSGNDPLSEPANYEFSYEVNAPESGAIFGHKESRQGEEATGVYHVLLPDGRTQIVEYEADEDGYKPKITYTDPVGGYAGDRQSGNSYGGNGGFGGSGSLGGSGGNLGGLYNNVNGGGSSNNGAAYGGSSGSLGSRYGGSGGSSGSGVGGGYGGSGSSSGGVGSSYGGSGSVNGGLGGGYGGSGSSSGGQGGGYGASSGSSGSGLGGGYGGSGSSSGGLGSSYGGSGSSSGGLGSSYGGSGSLNGGLGGGYGGSGSSSGGLGGGYGASSGSSGSGLGGGYGGSGSSSGGLGSSYGGSGSSSGGLGGGYGGLGSSSGGLGGGYGGSGGSNGGIGGGYSGSGGSSGGLGGGYGASSGSSGNGLGGGYGGSGSSSGGLGSSYGGSGSSSGGLGGGYGGLGSSSGGLGGGYGGSGGANGGIGGGYGGSSGSGGSQGSAYGGSGSSSGSQGGGYGGSGSSSGGLGGGYGSSSGSSSGLGGSYGSNRNGLGSGSSY; translated from the exons ATGAAC cgaGCACTAATAATACTGCTTCTAtcaattgtatttgttgttgCTGAATCACCATATGGTGGTGGAAGTAGCAACAGCAATGGAAACGGTAGAAATGGAGGATACGGAGGCAAAGGACAATATGGTGGAGGAAATGGCGGTGGAGTAGGATCATCATCAGCCAGTCCGTTTTTCAGCGGTGCCAATCAATATGGATCTCAATCTGGTTTGTCAGGAGCAGCCAACAATCGTTATCCTTCATTTGGATCTAAATTTGGAGGTAACAAAGGAAGCTATGGAGGATCTAGTTCTCGCAACAATGGTCGATACGGTAGTGGATCGACAAGTGGTTATGGAAGTGGATCTTCAGGTAGTCTTGGTAGCACTGGAAGGTCAACTGGAGGTTATGGAGGTGGATCATCAGGAAGTTATGGAAGTGGATCGTCTGGAAGTTATTCAGGTGGTTCACCAAGTAGTTATGGAAGTGGTTCATCGGGTAGTTTAGGTAGTTCTACTGGATCAAATGGAATTTATGGAACCGGCTCTTCGGGAGGTTTCGGCAGCGGATCATCTGGAAGCTATGGAGGAGGTTCTTCAGGAGGTTTTGGCAGTGGATCGTCTGGAAGCTATGGAGGCAGTTCTTCAGGAGGCTTCGGAAGTGGATCACCAGGAAGCTATGGAGGAGGATCTTCAGGTGGCTTCGGAAATTACGGAAGTGGTTCCTCTGGAAGTTATGGAAGTGGTGGTGGAGGACTTGGTGGAGCATCTTCAGGAAATAACGATGGTTATGGAGCTGGAGGTTCCGGGTCATATGACCAACTTGGAGGAGCCAATGGTAATGGACTTGGTGGATCAGGAAACGATCCTCTCTCG gaaCCTGCAAATTATGAATTTTCCTACGAAGTTAATGCGCCAGAATCCGGTGCTATTTTTGGTCATAAAGAAAGTCGCCAAGGTGAAGAAGCTACCGGAGTGTATCATGTACTACTACCCGATGGTCGAACACAAATTGTTGAATACGAAGCTGATGAAGATGGATACAAACCTAAAATTACATATACTGACCCAGTAGGAGGATATGCTGGTGATCGTCAATCTGGAAATAGCTATGGTGGAAATGGAGGCTTCGGTGGTTCAGGAAGTTTAGGGGGAAGTGGTGGTAATCTAGGAGGTCTTTACAATAATGTTAATGGCGGTGGATCTAGCAACAATGGTGCTGCGTATGGTGGTTCAAGTGGTAGTCTTGGAAGTAGATATGGTGGATCAGGAGGTTCCAGTGGAAGTGGTGTAGGAGGTGGTTATGGTGGGTCTGGTAGTTCAAGTGGTGGTGTAGGAAGTAGCTATGGAGGATCGGGAAGCGTAAACGGTGGTCTAGGCGGTGGATATGGAGGATCCGGAAGTTCAAGCGGGGGTCAAGGTGGTGGATATGGAGCATCAAGTGGTTCTAGTGGAAGTGGATTAGGAGGTGGATATGGCGGTTCTGGTAGTTCAAGCGGTGGTCTAGGAAGTAGCTATGGGGGATCGGGAAGCTCAAGTGGTGGTCTAGGAAGTAGCTATGGAGGATCGGGAAGCTTAAACGGTGGTCTAGGGGGTGGATATGGAGGATCTGGAAGTTCAAGTGGGGGTCTAGGTGGAGGGTATGGAGCATCAAGTGGTTCTAGTGGAAGCGGATTAGGAGGTGGATATGGCGGTTCTGGTAGTTCAAGTGGTGGTTTAGGAAGTAGCTATGGGGGATCGGGAAGCTCAAGTGGTGGTCTAGGAGGTGGTTATGGAGGATTAGGAAGCTCAAGTGGTGGGCTAGGTGGTGGATATGGAGGATCAGGAGGTTCAAATGGAGGTATAGGAGGTGGATATAGTGGATCCGGTGGTTCAAGTGGTGGCCTAGGTGGTGGGTATGGAGCATCAAGTGGTTCTAGTGGAAATGGATTAGGAGGTGGATATGGCGGTTCTGGTAGTTCAAGCGGTGGTTTAGGAAGTAGCTATGGGGGATCGGGAAGCTCAAGTGGTGGTCTAGGAGGTGGTTATGGAGGATTAGGAAGCTCAAGCGGTGGGCTAGGTGGTGGATATGGAGGATCAGGAGGTGCAAATGGAGGTATAGGAGGTGGGTATGGAGGTTCAAGTGGTTCAGGTGGTTCTCAAGGAAGTGCTTATGGAGGATCTGGTAGTTCAAGTGGTAGTCAAGGAGGTGGATATGGAGGATCAGGGAGCTCTAGTGGGGGACTAGGAGGTGGGTATGGTAGCTCCAGTGGTTCAAGTAGTGGTCTAGGTGGATCTTATGGTAGTAATCGTAATGGTTTAGGAAGTGGGTCAtcttattaa